A single genomic interval of Cucumis sativus cultivar 9930 chromosome 7, Cucumber_9930_V3, whole genome shotgun sequence harbors:
- the LOC101213518 gene encoding phosphoinositide phosphatase SAC2: MDNMFDVQKFWLYQTFARYYVVGRGRKRTLWKVFSIDRMEPSDLNIFEDQSTYTAEECSDLLKRIHQGNRSMGGLKLIAIGYGIVGFIQFLEPYYMLIITERKKIGTMLGAKVYGVAKSMMVIIPNPIVRSKKAYCNTEKRYQKLLTSVDLTKDFFFSYSYNVMRSLQDNLNRNKTDQSIYKSMFVWNEYLTRGIRKQLKNNIWTVALVYGFFKQIKLSVSDRDFDFTLIARRSRHYAGTRFLRRGVNEKGKVANDVETEQVVSESTFQGQTLQISSIVQNRGSIPVFWSQETSLLKIFNPVVILPKQEDYKATKLHFKNLADRYGNPIIVLDLTKTREKKPRETLLHAEYVNAIGCINAERSEENRLKFLQWDLKQHSRRDATTVLSKLQRLTKLALDLNGIFHCQVSRSSPLEGSARPYLEGVNISENNNSGSDDGSGKCNIKIKSVQNGVLRTNCFDCLDRTNIAQYAYGIAALGPQLQTFGYLESPDIDLDDTLARHVMDIYEIMGDKLALQYGGSPAHNKIFSERRGQWKPAIEYVDIMKSVQRFVNNVYMDEEKQNGIDLFLGNPPPQKRTLLLNPEKHSKWRSIMKRSLSDSNIILGSEIPTAQQDSELLHEESQNKGLVELLPEVSTYCRYISPEFPEVVSSSESIASKDEDLEMRTTSRFLTADWYSESLYSCEDLYNKIMNFSEENGEDSSYPMFDFGRWITRGGTFYI; the protein is encoded by the exons ATGGACAACATGTTCGACGTCCAGAAATTCTGGCTGTACCAGACGTTTGCg CGTTATTACGTAGTGGGAAGAGGGAGGAAAAGAACCTTGTGGAAGGTGTTTTCAATTGACAGAATGGAACCTTCTGatcttaatatttttgaagATCAATCTACCTATACGGCAGAAGAGTGCTCTGatcttttgaaaagaatacaTCAGGGGAACAGGTCTATGGGAGGTCTTAAATTAATTGCAATTGGCTATGGCATAGTTG GATTCATTCAGTTCCTAGAACCATATTACATGTTGATAATAAccgagagaaagaaaataggaacCATGCTTGGGGCAAAAGTATATGGCGTTGCTAAGAGCATGATGGTTATAATTCCAAATCCTATTGTGCGGTCCAAAAAGGCTTATTGCAATACCGAGAAAag ATATCAGAAGCTCCTGACCTCGGTGGATCTAACCAAAGACTTCTTTTTCAGCTACTCATATAATGTTATGCGTAGCCTTCAAGATAATTTAAACAGAAATAAAACAGAtcaaagtatttataaatcGATGTTCGTGTGGAATGAATATTTAACTCGAGGAATTCGAAAGCAGCTCAAGAATAATATTTGGACAGTTGCATTAGTGTACGGATTTTTCAAACAG ATTAAACTTTCCGTGTCTGACAGGGACTTTGATTTCACTCTCATAGCTCGACGTTCACGTCATTATGCTGGCACAAG atttttaagaCGAGGGGTAAATGAGAAAGGCAAAGTTGCAAATGATGTAGAGACAGAACAAGTTGTTAGTGAAAGTACGTTTCAAGGTCAAACTTTGCAAATAAGTTCCATCGTGCAAAATAGAGGCTCAATTCCAGTCTTCTGGTCACAGGAAACttcattattgaaaatattcaaTCCAGTTgttatat TACCCAAACAAGAAGATTATAAAGCAACAAAACTTCACTTCAAGAATCTTGCCGACAGATATGGGAACCCAATAATCGTCTTAGATTTAACTAAG ACCCGAGAAAAGAAGCCTAGAGAAACTCTACTCCATGCCGAGTACGTAAATGCTATAGGATGCATCAATGCGGAACGTTCAGAAGAAAATCGTCTAAAATTCCTTCAATGGGATCTAAAACAACACTCAAGAAG AGACGCTACGACTGTGTTGTCAAAGCTACAAAGATTGACAAAATTAGCGTTGGACTTAAATGGAATATTTCATTGTCAAGTGTCTCGAAGTTCACCATTAGAGGGTTCTGCTCGGCCGTATCTCGA GGGGGTAAATATTAGTGAAAATAATAACAGTGGCAGCGATGATGGAAGTGGTAAAtgtaatatcaaaataaagagTGTTCAGAATGGAGTGTTGAGGACCAATTGCTTTGATTGCTTAGATCGAACAAATATTGCTCAGTATGCCTACGGGATTGCTGCTTTAGGACCTCAGCTTCAAACTTTTGGATACTTAGAATCCCCAGATATTGATCTGGATGACACTCTTGCTAGACACGTGATGGATATTTATGAGATTATGGGAGACAAGCTTGCCCTCCAATATGGTGGCTCACCTGCTCACAAtaag ATATTTTCTGAGAGAAGAGGTCAATGGAAACCAGCAATTGAGTATGTAGATATTATGAAATCTGTTCAAAGATTTGTAAACAATGTGTATATGGACGAAGAGAAACAGAACGGCATTGACCT ATTTCTGGGAAACCCTCCTCCTCAGAAGCGCACATTGCTGCTGAATCCAGAAAAGCACAGTAAATGGAG ATCTATAATGAAAAGGTCGCTTTCAGATAGCAATATTATCTTAGGAAGTGAAATTCCTACAGCCCAACAGGATAGTGAACTCCTGCACGAAGAATCGCAAAATAAAGGTCTCGTAGAATTATTGCCGGAAGTTTCAACCTATTGCAG GTACATAAGCCCGGAATTTCCGGAGGTAGTTTCAAGTTCTGAATCAATCGCTTCTAAAGATGAAGATTTAGAAATGAG AACGACCTCGAGATTTCTTACAGCAGATTGGTATTCTGAATCGCTTTATTCTTGTGAAGATCTCTATAACAA AATTATGAACTTCTCGGAAGAGAATGGAGAGGATAGTAGCTATCCGATGTTTGATTTTGGAAGATGGATCACTAGGGGAGGCACTTTTTACATTTGA